In Deltaproteobacteria bacterium, the genomic window GACAAATGAGCAAATGTACCGAAGCCAGTTGAGAAAGTAGAGCGATTGCGAGCCAACCAGTTGCGCGTCTTTCCATTCACGCGTTTCGTACAGCGCTTCGAGATCGCCATCGATATCCATCACGTGCTTACTCATGCGGTTAATGTCAGAGAAAGCATCGTTGTAGATGTCTTCGAGGGGATCGTTGAGAGTGTCGCACAGCTCACGAACTGTGCCGCGCTGTGTTTGCGCGGCGTTTGCCAGGTCAGAGGCTCCGACGACGCCAAGCACGACTGGACCAAGAATCTGAACCGCTTGTTGTTTATCACTCACGCTGCCTTTTTTGAGTCCCCGCACTTGGGCGTTGGCACTGCGCGCTTGCCCGAGTAAGCCTGCGACGGTGTCGGCATTACTCGTTTGCGGCAACGAGAACACTAGCGAACATAGCAAAGAAAAAATCACCAACAGTTGCACTGCGACTCTCCTTGTCGAAACTCTGCGCTTGTCACACTCTCCTCTAGAGAAGAGTAGGGGCAGGATGCGCTCCTGCCCCTACCTTATGCTGTCATCGATCGCAACCGCCCTGCGGTTATTCTAGATCACGCAACCACTTCGCCATTTCTGTCTGCCAGCGTGAACCAAACGTCATCACGATAATCTGCTTGGTCAGGGCTTTGTCCTCAGTCAGTGGAATGAACTCGCCACCACCGGCCTTGGCGATTGACGACATCGTACTGCGGAACTCTTGGTAGAACCCAGGCAATGGGCTCGTTTTATGAGGCTTGCCTTCGAGCTGGGCACTGGTTCGGTAGATGACACGTTCAAAATCTTCGTGCATCTTCTCAGCCATATCCAACACGCTCACCATCCCACCCTGGGCTTGGAAGTTTTGCACTAAACCCAGCACATTGCTGACAGACTCTGGATGTGGTGGGGAGCCTGCCACCAGCACGATGACACGCTTAGAGTTTTTCCGCCATTTAAGGTCGTTGACTGCAGCTTCGAGTCCGTCAAATACCGCCTCCGGCCAATCGCCACCTCCACCGGCTTGGAGGTTGGAAACGAAGTCCTGCAACTTGCTGGTCGAGAAGCTGAGATCCACCCATTTTGTGACGTACTCTTCACCTTTGTCGCGATAGGCAACAATACCGATGCGCGTCGTCGGCACCATCTTGTGCAAAGAAGAGATGAGTTTGAGTAATCGCGATTTGAGGGAATCTGCCACGAACTGCATGCTGTCAGTCGCGTCGATCACCAGGGCAACATCGAGCCCAACTTTACGCAACCCACCAACATAATCACCACCCTCTCCACCAAGGCCGCCAACCGCGCCACCAATGTTTCCGATCGCATTAAGATTCGAAAACTGGCCGACACCATTCTCTCGGCCAGTGTTACTCACCTGAATGACGCCGGGCCCAAGCCCTTCAATCACGGGCAGTGTTCGTGCTGCTGGTGGGGGAGGAGCTACCGGCATCACCGGTGCACGAACCGCTTGCACGTTCCCCACTTCTGGTGGCGGACCGGCTGGCGTCGACGCCTTCTTTGGTGCCAACTGCTCCATCTTGAGTACGCCAGGTAAGTCCTTCAACGAAGGCTCGCCTTCCCAGTCTTCAGGCTTTTTGTCTTCCGCCTGCGCCTTCTTCATGCGCTCTTGCTCTTCGAGCGACGGCGCCAGATCTTGGACTTTCGCAATCTTGACCTGATCACGCTGTCGCTGCACCATCGTCATCGACACTGTGGCAAACAGTCCAAGCAACAACACATGAGCAACCGCGGAGATAGCAAACCAGCGAGCATTCTTGCCAACCCGCTGCCCACGATACAGCCACAGGTCTTCTTGCAACTCTTGTTGAACAGACGTCGGCGGTGGTGATTGTTTTCGTTGTTCAGCCATAAGTCACCCGGTTTCGCTCTGGAGGAAAGCGGTTAGCTTGCCCTTTTTTCAGAAGCTACAGCGATTGTTTTTGCACCAGCCTTTTGCGCAATAGCGAGAATCTGTACTGCATCACCCATCAACACTTCCTTATCCCCTTCTAACACCACAGGAATATCAGGTTGCGCGGTAATCAGTGGGCGAAGAAATTGTTCGAGATCAGCCAAAGTGGTGGGTGTGTTGTTAATAAAGATTTCTTTTTTCGGCGTCACCATAATCACAATCTGTCGTGGTTCGGATTTCGTCTCTTCAACCTCAGGCAGGTTGATGTTGGCACCCGATTGCACCATCGCCACGCTGGTGACCATGAAGATGATCAACAGCACCAAGAAGATGTCGGTCAGCGGAGTAATGTTGATCTCAGCCATGATGGCCGAGCTGCTGCCTTTTTTCTTACGTGGGCTAGACATTCCCATGAGCTTTCCTCCCTAAGCGAATGGCTTCGAGCACGCGGTCAGAAGCGATCGTCATAGCCGACTCAATGCGCTCAAGCTTGGTCTGAAAATAGTTGTAGAAAATAACCGCAACGATCGCGACGGCTAACCCAAGCGCAGTAGCCACTAAAGCTTCAGAAATACCACCAGCAACGACCGCAAACCCACCACTGCCAGCTACCGACATGTTGTGGAACGACTTGATGATACCAACCACGGTGCCAAGCAGCCCGATGAACGGAGCGCTGACAGCAACCGTTCCGAGAATCCAGATCGCCCCTTTGAGGGCATCGATCTCTTCAAAGCGCCGGTCTTCGACAACTTCAGAAAGATACTCAAGCGACTCCCCGTCTTGTTGAGAAATCACATCGCGGAAGATGCGTGCGGCGGGAGCGTTTTTGTCCTGTTGGGCGGAGGTCAGCGCTCCTTTGAAATCCCCCTTTTGCAGTTTACCAACGAGCCCACCAGCAACCCGTAAGGTCCCACCGATCAATCCGCGTAGCGCCCAGAGACGCTCGCAAATAACCGTGATGGTCATGATTGAGGTGATGATTAAAGGGTAGGTGATGTACCACCCCTGTTGAATCATATCGAGAACGCTTAACCCTGCTTGGCTTTCCACAATGGAATCCTCCTTACTTTAAGACTCAACTCTTCTTCTGTACGTATGCTATGAGACGCTCGCGTGCGGCTCCTGCTTCAGCACCTGGGTTTCCCGACGACCAAGATCATGCAGAAATTCCTCTAACCAGCGAATCTCTGCCTCATAGTGCGCAAGTCCATGCTCGATAATCTTGGCTTGAGCAAAGGAAATTTCCTGTTCTTGCCAAAATTTCTGCTGGCCACGAATCCATGCCGCGCGCTCTTGCGCCCATTTGAGATGTGCCATCACTGCCTCACGCAGTTCCTCTTCTTCGACAAAGTGCCCAAAGGCCAGGGCAGTGTTAAACGGGTCAAATACCCTTTCTCGCCCCTCGGGGTCAAATAAAAGTTTACGCAGCTCGATACGAAAATGGGCAGTTCCGGTCGGAGTAATCTGGTAGACACTACGGACTGGGTACCGGCCTTGCTGCTCGACGCGGGTTTTTTCCACATACCCGGCTCGTTCCAACTGCCCGAGGTTGTAATACAGAGAACCTCCACTGAGGTTGATATAGGTCGCGTAGAGGCGACGTTCGACTTCTTGGCGAAGTTCATAGCCGTGGCGAGGCTTTTCCGAAAGGAGACCAAGGATGACGAGTTGAACGCTCACTACATACTTTCTTCAAAATAGTTTAATTCGACTACATAAGCCCGGCTTGAAATGAAGTCAAGAAAAATTTCATTACTATTGTGTTAGCAACGTTAAAATTTTGTAACGTCTTGGCTTATCAGGCATTTTTCCCTACGCACTATAAGCCAGGCTAACAAATACCGTCACAGCTTATTTCCAGCCAATCACTTTTTGCCAGGTTGGACGGGCAGTAAGCCGCTTATAATACGCAGTCACGCCTTCCCACGGCGCGATGTCCAACCCTAAATCCGTGGCCAGATAGACATAGGGCAACACCGCCATATCACCAACTGAGAAGGTACCGCCGAGATACTCACGTCCCATGAGTGCGGTCTGCAGAATTCCCATGTTCGCACGGACCTCATTCCACTGTTGAGCGATGAGGTTTTTGTCTTGCTGCTCTACGGGGACGAAACGGGTCTGACGTACCAACGTCGACAGAGGAGGACGAAAAGTCGTCTGTTCAAACAACAGCCACTGAAACACTCGTGCCCGGTCCTGCCCATTAGTCGGAAGCAGCTTCGCCGTAGGATATTTCTCCGCCAGATACAGCAGGACGGCATTCGACTCCCACAGGATGAAGTTGTCATCTTTCAGGGTTGGCACTTTGCCGTTGGGATTGAGCTTGAGATAGTCGGGATTTTTCTGCTCACCTTTGAGAAGATCAATC contains:
- a CDS encoding VWA domain-containing protein produces the protein MAEQRKQSPPPTSVQQELQEDLWLYRGQRVGKNARWFAISAVAHVLLLGLFATVSMTMVQRQRDQVKIAKVQDLAPSLEEQERMKKAQAEDKKPEDWEGEPSLKDLPGVLKMEQLAPKKASTPAGPPPEVGNVQAVRAPVMPVAPPPPAARTLPVIEGLGPGVIQVSNTGRENGVGQFSNLNAIGNIGGAVGGLGGEGGDYVGGLRKVGLDVALVIDATDSMQFVADSLKSRLLKLISSLHKMVPTTRIGIVAYRDKGEEYVTKWVDLSFSTSKLQDFVSNLQAGGGGDWPEAVFDGLEAAVNDLKWRKNSKRVIVLVAGSPPHPESVSNVLGLVQNFQAQGGMVSVLDMAEKMHEDFERVIYRTSAQLEGKPHKTSPLPGFYQEFRSTMSSIAKAGGGEFIPLTEDKALTKQIIVMTFGSRWQTEMAKWLRDLE
- a CDS encoding biopolymer transporter ExbD produces the protein MGMSSPRKKKGSSSAIMAEINITPLTDIFLVLLIIFMVTSVAMVQSGANINLPEVEETKSEPRQIVIMVTPKKEIFINNTPTTLADLEQFLRPLITAQPDIPVVLEGDKEVLMGDAVQILAIAQKAGAKTIAVASEKRAS
- a CDS encoding MotA/TolQ/ExbB proton channel family protein — protein: MESQAGLSVLDMIQQGWYITYPLIITSIMTITVICERLWALRGLIGGTLRVAGGLVGKLQKGDFKGALTSAQQDKNAPAARIFRDVISQQDGESLEYLSEVVEDRRFEEIDALKGAIWILGTVAVSAPFIGLLGTVVGIIKSFHNMSVAGSGGFAVVAGGISEALVATALGLAVAIVAVIFYNYFQTKLERIESAMTIASDRVLEAIRLGRKAHGNV
- a CDS encoding glutathione S-transferase family protein — protein: MFTLYTYPMSGNGRKVHMCLEEVGAQYEISRIDLLKGEQKNPDYLKLNPNGKVPTLKDDNFILWESNAVLLYLAEKYPTAKLLPTNGQDRARVFQWLLFEQTTFRPPLSTLVRQTRFVPVEQQDKNLIAQQWNEVRANMGILQTALMGREYLGGTFSVGDMAVLPYVYLATDLGLDIAPWEGVTAYYKRLTARPTWQKVIGWK